In Vigna unguiculata cultivar IT97K-499-35 chromosome 3, ASM411807v1, whole genome shotgun sequence, a single genomic region encodes these proteins:
- the LOC114176515 gene encoding purple acid phosphatase 8-like isoform X1 has protein sequence MGLLVFIDSIALCLVVSSALLQRFEEAPKPDGSLSLLVIGDWGRKGAYNQSKVAFQMGAIGQQLNIDFVISTGDNFYDSGLTGIDDPAFDDSFTKIYTSSSLNNQWYSVLGNHDYRGDVEAQLSPVLTNHDKRWICLRSFIVNAEVAEFFFVDTTPFVDKYFTEPGDHVYDWRGILPRKKYISNLLKEVDLALQESNAKWKIVVGHHTIRSAGQHGDTDELVEQLLPILQANNVDLYINGHDHCLQHISSIDSGIQFLTSGGGSKAWRGVVKWWKAEEMKLYYDGQGFMSLQITQTEIHIVFYDVFGHVLHKWNTSKQLHRPW, from the exons ATGGGTCTGCTTGTGTTCATTGATAGCATAGCGCTGTGTTTGGTTGTTTCCTCGGCACTGCTTCAGCGTTTTGAAGAAGCACCTAAACCAGATGGGTCGCTCAGCTTATTGGTCATTGGAGACTGGGGAAGAAAAGGAGCTTACAACCAATCCAAAGTCGCGTTTCAG atgGGGGCTATTGGACAGCAATTGAACATCGATTTTGTGATTTCCACTGGAGACAATTTTTATGACAGTGGCTTGACAGGCATAGACGATCCAGCCTTTGACGACTCATTCACCAAAATCTACACTTCTTCTAGCTTGAACAACCAATGGTACAGTG TTTTGGGCAACCATGACTATAGAGGGGATGTTGAGGCACAGCTGAGTCCTGTCCTCACAAATCATGACAAGAGATGGATTTGCCTGAGATCTTTTATTGTTAATGCAG AAGTTGCAGAGTTTTTCTTCGTAGATACGACTCCGTTTGTGGACAAGTACTTCACAGAACCTGGGGACCATGTTTATGATTGGAGAGGCATATTGCCTCgcaaaaaatatatttccaaCCTCCTCAAG GAGGTGGATTTGGCTTTACAAGAATCAAATGCAAAGTGGAAAATTGTGGTGGGTCACCACACAATTAGAAGTGCCGGCCAACATGGTGACACAGATGAACTCGTAGAGCAGCTTCTCCCAATTCTTCAG GCTAACAACGTTGATCTTTACATAAACGGACACGATCACTGCCTACAGCACATAAGCAGCATTGACAG TGGAATACAATTTTTGACTAGCGGTGGAGGGTCTAAGGCATGGAGAGGAGTTGTGAAGTGGTGGAAGGCAGAAGAAATGAAGTTGTACTACGATGGTCAAGGATTCATGTCTCTTCAGATCACTCAAACTGAAATTCACATTGTATTCTATGATGTCTTCGGCCATGTTCTACACAAATGGAACACCTCCAAACAGCTTCACCGACCTTGGTGA
- the LOC114176515 gene encoding purple acid phosphatase 8-like isoform X2: MGLLVFIDSIALCLVVSSALLQRFEEAPKPDGSLSLLVIGDWGRKGAYNQSKVAFQMGAIGQQLNIDFVISTGDNFYDSGLTGIDDPAFDDSFTKIYTSSSLNNQWYSVLGNHDYRGDVEAQLSPVLTNHDKRWICLRSFIVNAEVAEFFFVDTTPFVDKYFTEPGDHVYDWRGILPRKKYISNLLKEVDLALQESNAKWKIVVGHHTIRSAGQHGDTDELVEQLLPILQMNLP; the protein is encoded by the exons ATGGGTCTGCTTGTGTTCATTGATAGCATAGCGCTGTGTTTGGTTGTTTCCTCGGCACTGCTTCAGCGTTTTGAAGAAGCACCTAAACCAGATGGGTCGCTCAGCTTATTGGTCATTGGAGACTGGGGAAGAAAAGGAGCTTACAACCAATCCAAAGTCGCGTTTCAG atgGGGGCTATTGGACAGCAATTGAACATCGATTTTGTGATTTCCACTGGAGACAATTTTTATGACAGTGGCTTGACAGGCATAGACGATCCAGCCTTTGACGACTCATTCACCAAAATCTACACTTCTTCTAGCTTGAACAACCAATGGTACAGTG TTTTGGGCAACCATGACTATAGAGGGGATGTTGAGGCACAGCTGAGTCCTGTCCTCACAAATCATGACAAGAGATGGATTTGCCTGAGATCTTTTATTGTTAATGCAG AAGTTGCAGAGTTTTTCTTCGTAGATACGACTCCGTTTGTGGACAAGTACTTCACAGAACCTGGGGACCATGTTTATGATTGGAGAGGCATATTGCCTCgcaaaaaatatatttccaaCCTCCTCAAG GAGGTGGATTTGGCTTTACAAGAATCAAATGCAAAGTGGAAAATTGTGGTGGGTCACCACACAATTAGAAGTGCCGGCCAACATGGTGACACAGATGAACTCGTAGAGCAGCTTCTCCCAATTCTTCAG ATGAATCTTCCCTAG